The Salmo trutta chromosome 6, fSalTru1.1, whole genome shotgun sequence genome has a window encoding:
- the inhbaa gene encoding inhibin subunit beta Aa → MSPLPLLSGIFLLFTHSCAGGSSLPMADSLAMGGGQTPPQTQSQSQLAPEVTNCPSCALARLNEEEDGGKTDVVEAVKRHILNMLHLQARPNVTHPVPRAALLNAIRKLHVGRVAEDGSVQIEDEGQGRLDPADMAETTEIITFAEAGDSQGAVNFLISKEGGELSLVEQANVWIFLRLAKTNRSRAKVTIRLLQQRRGGDGREETAPVPLAEKVVDTRRSGWHTFPVSASVQALLKRGGSTLSLRVSCPLCANAGATPILVSASSGQEREQSHRPFLMAVVQQGEGGEPRRRRKRGLECDGKVSACCKRQFYVNFKDIGWSDWIIAPGGYHANYCEGDCPSHVASITGSSLSFHSTVINHYRIRGYAPFQNIKSCCVPTRLRAMSMLYYNEEQKIVKKDIQNMVVEECGCS, encoded by the exons ATGTCTCCTCTGCCCCTGCTGAGTGGGATTTTTCTGCTCTTTACCCATAGCTGCGCCGGTGGCAGCTCTTTGCCCATGGCGGACTCCTTAGCGATGGGTGGTGGCCAGACGCCACCACAAACCCAGTCCCAATCCCAGCTGGCACCGGAGGTCACCAACTGCCCGTCATGTGCCCTGGCACGGCTAAACGAGGAGGAGGATGGCGGCAAAACCGACGTGGTGGAGGCAGTGAAGAGGCACATCCTCAACATGCTGCACCTGCAGGCGCGGCCCAACGTCACGCACCCGGTGCCCCGCGCTGCTCTGCTCAATGCCATCCGCAAGCTGCATGTGGGACGCGTGGCCGAGGACGGCAGCGTCCAGATTGAGGACGAGGGCCAAGGGCGTCTCGACCCCGCCGACATGGCCGAGACGACTGAGATCATTACCTTTGCAGAGGCCG GCGACTCCCAGGGCGCGGTCAACTTCCTCATCTCCAAGGAGGGCGGCGAGCTGTCTCTGGTGGAGCAGGCTAATGTATGGATCTTCCTCCGGCTAGCCAAGACCAACCGCAGCCGTGCCAAGGTCACTATCCGCCTGCTGCAGCAGCGCCGTGGTGGAGACGGCCGTGAGGAGACGGCGCCGGTGCCGTTGGCTGAGAAGGTGGTGGACACGCGGCGCAGTGGCTGGCACACTTTTCCAGTCTCGGCCAGCGTCCAGGCCCTGCTGAAGCGCGGCGGCAGTACACTCAGTTTGAGGGTCTCCTGCCCGCTGTGTGCCAACGCTGGCGCCACGCCCATCCTGGTGTCGGCCAGTAGCGGCCAGGAGCGGGAGCAGTCCCACCGGCCCTTCCTGATGGCGGTGGTGCAGCAGGGTGAGGGCGGTGAGCCACGGCGGCGCCGCAAGCGGGGCCTGGAGTGCGACGGCAAGGTGAGTGCCTGCTGCAAGCGCCAGTTCTACGTCAATTTCAAGGACATTGGCTGGAGTGACTGGATCATAGCGCCAGGGGGCTACCACGCCAACTACTGCGAAGGCGACTGCCCCAGCCACGTAGCCAGCATTACAGGCTCCTCGCTGTCCTTCCACTCCACTGTCATCAACCACTACCGCATACGGGGCTACGCACCCTTCCAGAACATCAAGTCATGCTGCGTGCCGACGCGGCTACGCGCCATGTCCATGCTCTACTACAACGAAGAGCAGAAGATCGTCAAAAAGGACATCCAGAACATGGTCGTAGAGGAGTGCGGCTGCTCCTAA